Within the uncultured Bacteroides sp. genome, the region TTTTATTTATTGATTTTACTCCAAGTGTCTTTTAGTCCCACTGTACGGTTAAATATTAATTTGTCCGGAGCTGATTCTTTATCTATATTGAAGTAGCCAATGCGCTGGAATTGTAAATAATCCATTGGGTTCATCTCTGCTAGGTATTTCTCAACGCGGCAGTTGGTAAGTACTTTGAGAGAATCCGGATTCAGAAGATCACGGAAGTCTCCGTCTTTCTCTTCCAATGCAGGATTTTCTACTTTGAATAAACGATCGTAAAGGCGAACCTCAGCAGGAAGGCTGTGTGCAGCACTTACCCAGTGAAGAGTTCCTTTCACTTTGCGGTTGCTATCAGGCATTCCACTCTTTGTGTTTGGATCAAATTCGCAGTATACTTCTTCAATTTCTCCTTCTGTATTCTTTTTACAACCGGTACATTTTACAATATAAGCATTCTTCAGGCGAACTTCCTGACCGGGAGTCATTCGGAAATACTTCTTTGGAGCATCTTCCATGAAGTCTTCGCGTTCGATAAAGAGCTCACGACTGAATTCTATAATGTGTGAAGCTGAATTTGGATCTTCAGGATTATTGATAGCTTCCATCTCTTCCACTTGTCCTTCAGGATAGTTGGTGATGATACACTTTACTGGATTTATAACTGCGGCCACACGAGTGGAACGTGCATTAAGATCTTCCCTTACTGCCGATTCAAGAAGTGAAACGTCAATAATACCATCATATTTAGTATAACCAATCTTGTCAATAAACTTATGAATGGATTCAGGCGAATAGCCGCGTCGGCGATAACCGCAAAGAGTAGGCATTCGTGGGTCGTCCCATCCGTTTACTAATCCTTCCTTTACCAATGTGAGAAGCTTACGTTTACTCATTACGGTATATGTTAGATTTAGGCGGTTGAATTCCATCTGTCTTGGACGATAATTGTCGCTTTCCTTAAGCAAGTCGATATAATAGTTATATAGAGGACGATGAACTTCAAACTCTAATGTACAAAGGGAATGTGTTACACCTTCAAAGTAATCGGACTGTCCGTGAGCAAAGTCATACATTGGGTATGCCTTCCATGTTGTTCCTGTACGATGATGAGGATTATGAATAATGCGGTACATTATCGGATCACGGAAGTGCATGTTAGAGTTTGCCATATCAATCTTGGCACGAAGAACCATTGTTCCTTCGGGTAATTCTCCGGAATTCATTTTTTGGAAAAGATCCAGATTTTCCTGAATGGGACGGTCGCGGTAAGGACTGTTTGTTCCTGCTTGAGTAGGAGTTCCTTTCTGTTTTGCAATCTCTTCGGCAGATTGTTCGTCAACGTATGCTTTGCCTGCCTTAATAAGCTTTATGGCAAAATCCCATAACTGCTGGAAGTAATCAGAGGCATAGTAAATATTTTCCCACTTGTAGCCAAGCCATTCTATATCTTCTTTAATGGCATCTACATATTCCACATCTTCTTTTACGGGATTGGTATCATCGAAGCGAAGATTACAAACGCCGTTATACTTTTTAGCAATACCAAAGTCCATACAAATTGCTTTTGCATGACCTATGTGCAGGTAACCATTGGGCTCTGGTGGGAAACGTGTTTGTATTCTTCCTCCGTTCTTACCTTCTTTCAAATCGTTTTCTACGGCGATTTCAATAAAGTTTAAACTCTTCTTTTCGCCCCCTTCTTCCGTTTTAATATCTGTCATAGTGATACGTTATTACACAGTTAAGGGTGCAAAAATAGTTATTCTTTTTCGTATTACATAAATCTAATGGGAATATATCCGCCCTTTTTTATCAGATTCTGGCCTTCAGGGGATAAAACATACTGAATAAACGGCGATACTTTGTTTTTATCCTTGTTATTATAGTAATAGAACAGCGGTCTTACGATAGGATAAAGTTTCTTTGCGGCATTCTCCAAAGTAGGAGTTGCATATTTCTTACCATCATATGATACAGCAACTGCTTTAACTCTTTTACTTACATAAGCCAGACCAACGTATCCTATTGCACCTTTTGTCTGACTAACAGATTGGATAATGGCTCCTGTTGCAGGCATTGAAAGGATGCTCTTCATATAATTCTTGTTTTTAAGAACATGCTCCTTGAAGAACTCGTATGTCCCAGATGATGTTTCGCGAGAGTACACTACAATCTTCAGGTCTTTACCGCCTACTTGTTTCCAATTAGTAATTGTTCCGGTAAAGATGCCTTCTAATTGTTCGCGGGTGAGCTTGCTTACAGTGTTGGACGGATTAATAACTACGGCCAATGCATCGTAGGCAATCTTTACTTCTGTAATGGCTTGCTTTTTTGTTTTAAGCTTCATTTTTTCACCAAATTTAATAGATCGTGAAGCCATTGCAATATCACAGGTTCCATCAATCAAGGCAGAGAATCCTACGCCGCTTCCTCCACCGGTAACGGTTACTTTGGTTCCTGACTTTTTATTCATATAGCTTTCTGCTTCTTCCTGTGATATAGGAAGAACTGTGTCGCTACCTTTAATTCGTTGTGCATGTAAAGATACAAAGCTCAACAATAACGAAATCAATAAAAGAACTGTTCCTTTTTTCATTTTTCCTCTTTTTAAATTAATATGTTGCAAAGCAATAAAATTCATATTACAAAACAATTACATTTATATTACTTACTTGTAACAACGGATCTCCTCGTTATATTTAACGCATTGATACAAGTTATGTTTATTAAAATGCCTAGAGCATAATTGTTTTTACTGTAGAGTTTACTTCTTTAATATGTAGACTATAAATTATTAAGGTGTACCTTTTAATAATATTGTTTCAGCAATAACCAGCTAAGCTTTTTAAACATTCTTACTTAATCTTTTGTTTTGAATCTTGTAACATAAACGTAATACAATTGAAATATTTCCTTCAAATCATAGTCACATATTCTTAATATTTGTTTCGTTCCTTTGCATCAGAAAAATATAAAATATGAAAAAGTTTTTTGAACGAATAATTGAAGGGTTACTTACTTGTAGTGGTTTCGTGACAAGTATTACGATTCTGCTCATTATTGTTTTTCTTTTCAGCGAGGCATTTGGACTGTTTGGCAGCAAGGCAATAGAAGATGGATATGTCCTTGCACTTAACAAACAGAATAAGGTAACAGACCTGACTCCCGCTGAAATTAAAAAGGTGTTTGACGGAGAGATTACCAACTGGTCGCAGTTGGGAGGAGCAGATGCTCCAATTACGGTTTTCCGAATTGAAAACCTTACTGATTATTACTCTGAAGAAGAGTTAGGTCCTGAATATGCGTATGCTGGAGCCAAAATTGCCGATCTTATTAATAAGAGTCCAGGAATGATTGGTTTTATTCCCAATAATTACCTTGATAAGCATTTTCAGGGGCATGTAATTAAGGATAAAACGATCTCAATTAAAGACGTTATTGGAGGAACTGAATGGTTCCCTACAGCAACTCCGGCGGCACAGTTTGGAATACTTCCCCTTATAACCGGAACGCTTTGGGTTAGTTTCTTTGCCATCTTGTTTGCGCTTCCATTCGGTTTATCTGTATCAATATACATGAGTGAGGTTTCTAGTCACCGTGTAAGAGATATATTGAAACCGGTAATTGAACTATTGAGTGGAATACCTTCTGTAGTTTATGGCTTTTTTGGATTAATTATTATCGTTCCTTTGATTCAGAAGATATTTAGTCTTCCGGTAGGAGAGTCAGGGCTTGCGGGTAGTATTGTGCTTGCTATTATGGCGTTGCCAACTATTATCACAGTAAGTGAAGATGCTATGAGAAATTGTCCACGTTCCATGAGAGAAGCTAGTCTTGCTTTGGGAGCATCTAAATGGCAAACCATCTATAAGGTTGTTATACCTTATTCAATCTCAGGAATAACGTCAGGGGTTGTTTTAGGAATAGGACGCGCTATTGGCGAGACCATGGCTGTCTTAATGGTAACAGGTAATGCAGCAGTGATACCTCATACAATTCTTGAACCGCTTCGTACAATTCCTGCCACCATTGCCGCGGAACTTGGTGAAGCACCCGCAGGAGGAGCACATTATCAAGCATTGTTCCTGTTAGGAGTTGTGTTGTTCTTCATCACACTTATTATAAACTTTAGTGTAGAATATATAAGCAGCAGACAAAAATAATGGAAAAGAATAAATTCCCTGAATCTTACGATCGGCGCAAACGTCGTTCTCAGAAAATAGCCTTTGGCATTTTCTCTTTGTTCAGCTACAGTATTGTGGCAATACTATTTGCAATCCTTGGTTTCATAATTTATAAAGGAATAGGTGTTATTAACTGGAACTTTCTTACGACAGAGCCTTCAGAAGGGATGACTGCAGGGGGAATCTGGCCAGCTATAGTTGGTACGTTTTACCTTATGATTGGTAGTGCGCTTTTTGCTTTCCCTATAGGGGTGATGAGTGGTATTTATATGAATGAATATGCTCCGAAAGGCAAAGTTGTTCGCTTTATCCGAGTGATGACCAATAACCTTAGCGGTATCCCATCTATAGTATTTGGCCTTTTCGGTATGACACTCTTTGTTAATTATCTTGGTTTTGGTGACAGTATCCTGGCCGGTTCACTCACGTTAGGATTACTATGTGTCCCTTTGGTAATAAGAACAACGGAAGAAGCTCTGAAAGCTATTCCGAATACATTCCGCGAAGGTAGTCGTGCATTGGGAGCGTCGAAATTGCAAACTATCCGACGTGTGATCCTTCCTATTGCAACGCCTAATATAATAACAGGGCTGATTTTGGCACTGGGACGTGTTTCCGGTGAAACGGCTCCAATTCTTTTCACTTGCGCGGCATACTTCCTTCCCAAAATTCCTACAAGTGTATTCGATCAGTGTATGGCGTTACCATATCATCTATACGTAATATCCACCAGTGGTACGGATATGGAAGCACAGCTGCCTATTGCTTATGGCACCGCATTAGTATTGATTGTTATAATATTGATAGTGAATCTACTAGCGAATGCATTAAGAAAATATTTTTCTAAAAAAGTAAAAATGAACTAATATTAGAATAGAATGGATAAAATTGATGTAAAGGACGTAAATTTCTATTATGGCGATTTTCAAGCGCTGAAAGGAATCAATATGCAGATAAAAGAAAAGTCTGTAGTTGCCTTTATAGGACCTTCCGGTTGTGGCAAATCAACCTTTCTCCGCCTTTTTAACAGAATGAACGACTTGATACCTAATACACGAATGGAAGGACAAATTCTGATTGATAGCGAGGATATTTATGCAAAAGGAGTTCCTGTAGATGAATTAAGAAAGAATGTGGGAATGGTGTTCCAGCGTCCTAATCCATTTCCGAAAACTATTTTCGAGAATGTAGCTTACGGGCTTCGGGTAAATGGAATAAAAGATAATGAGTTTATTCGTCATAGGGTGGAAGAAACATTGAAAGGTGCAGCTCTTTGGAATGAAGTAAAAGACAAATTGAAGGAATCTGCATTTGCTCTTTCCGGAGGGCAACAACAGAGACTTTGCATTGCCCGTGCTATGGCTGTATCTCCATCTATTTTGCTGATGGATGAACCAGCTTCTGCTCTCGATCCTATTTCAACTGCTAAAGTGGAAGAGCTAATTCATGAGTTAAAGAAAGATTATACGATTGTTATTGTTACCCACAATATGCAGCAGGCTGCCCGTGTTAGTGATAAGACTGCCTACTTTTATCTAGGTGAGATGATTGAATTTGATAACACCAAGAAGATTTTCACCAATCCGGCTCAGATTTCCACTCAGAATTATATTACGGGACGTTTCGGATAATCTTTTTATTTTATATTTGTAATCTTAATAAAAGAATAGCGATATGGTAAAGTTTATAGAATCAGAACTCGTGCAGCTGAAAAAAGAAGTGGACGAAATGTGGACTTTAGTCTATAATCAGTTGGACAGAGCCTCAGAAGCTGTGTTGACTCTTAATAAAGAGTTGGCGCAGCAAGTTATCGTTAGAGAGAAACGTGTAAATGCTTTCGAACTTAAAATTGACAGTGACGTTGAGGATATAATTGCACTTTACAATCCTGTAGCCGTTGATTTGCGTTTTGTCCTTGCAATGTTAAAGATAAACACGGATTTGGAACGTCTTGGCGACTTTGCCGAAGGCATTGCTCGTTTTGTGGTTAAATGTAATGAACCGGCTCTTGATCCGGAACTTTTAAAAAATCTTCGATTGGAAGAGATGTTTGCTCAGGTACTTTCAATGCTTGAGACTGCAAAGCGGGCATTAACTGAAGAAAGTCTGGAATTGGCAACATCAGTTTTTGCTAAAGATAATCTGATTGATGAGATTAATTCCGAAGTAACTAAGAAATTGGTAGATTATATTGGTGAAAATCCGGAAAGTTTGCCTTTATGTCTCAATTTGGTGGGTATATTCCGTAAACTGGAACGATCTGGAGATCATATTAATAATCTGGCTGAAGAAATTGTTTTCTATATCGATGCAAAAGTTTTAAAACATCAGGGTAAAATGGATGAGGGATATCCTCAGAATTCTTGATAAATGAAGGTGCTTGGTCACTTTAGAGTAAAAAAGTTGGCAAAAATGCAAAAACATGTTATATGACATATATTTTTGTTTGTTTAGTATTAAATTATCGTGCATCTTTGCAACCGTTATCCTGAAAACAATCTTTTTACCTTAAAAAAACTAATACCTATTGAAAACTGAAAAGCGGAACTTTGTGAAAAGTTCCGCTTTTTGATTTATAAGGAGGTTGTGTCTTAATGTGTTATTCTTTTAATGTTATCTTTATTTGTTAAGTTCTGCTGTGTAACAGATAGTAAATACGAGAGTAATTTATTTATTGATGCATTATCAATATCGTAGAAATAATGAAGAACGTATTTGTTATAAAAAGGAAGCAGAAAATGGAAAAATTTTCTCTTTCCATTTTCTGCTTTTAGAATAATCTTATATATTAGTAAACAAGAATTCTGCTGTTTGGTAGATCTGGTATATAAAGTTTTCCTTTGTGTATACTCATGTCGGCTGGTCCGCTTAGCTGTAGAGGAAGAATAAGATTTTCTACTTTCAAATCCTTTAAATTAATCTTTCCTACATTACCATTTACCCAGGTTGTGAAATATAATGATTTGCCATCTTCAGAAAGAGCTAATCCGTCATACTGACCCATGCGATTAAAAAGCTTGCTTACGACAGGCTTATCAAAGTTCTTAATTGTATAAATCACATTTGCTGCAGTTGTATTTCCATCAGTAGGATAAGACGCTACATAAATTATACTGTCTGTTGCAACAATACCATTTGCTCCTGGAACATTTGCAAAGAGCTTCGGAGTTTGATGTCTCATCAGGCTAGGTGCAGATACATCTAATTTATAAATATTGCCTGTATTTGTAACAGTGACATACATGTTTTTTCCGTTTACTGCAATATCATTTACATAACTATCATTTGCAGGGAAATCTATTTGCTGACTTTTGCTCACGTCGTTTATATTAAATACCATTACAGAATTTATATCAGCTACAAATAAATAATTATCTACTACGCACATCCCTTTAGGAGCATTCAATCTGCCATCTGCCGGAACTAACGGGGTTGATTTACTGGCACTAAATTTCATGATATACCCTTTCCCCGTTTTATTTAACGGATTAATTGTATCTCCACCAAAATTACTGACGTATAGTGCTTCACCATCCCAACAGGTTCCTTCACAAAAACGCAAACTGTCAGAAATAACTGTAGCTGAGTCTTTTAGAGGAATAACCTGAACATTTGCCTTTTTAGGATTCTTACATGAGACAATTGCTAGAGTAATCAGCAGTAAACTTCCAATTAATTTATTTTTATTCATATTCTTATAATTTGTTTATTAATATCTGGGAACAAAGATAAAAATTATAGCGATTATTAAGCTATATTATTTAAAATAAATTATCTTTGCCGTCCTGTTTGTAATAGGATATTACTTATCTACTTTTGATGATTAAATCTATAATAACCTGCAATCTAAGTAACGATGAAAAATGGAGATTATGTATACTATAAAAAAGGAATTATTTTTAGTAAAGCACCCCATAAAGAAAAACAACTCACGGAAAATATATGTTTGGATTTAATAAATGAACACAAAGTCTGGTTTATAAGAAATACGTATGATTTTGATTCTTCTGAACCTACATCCTTTTGGTATGTTGTAAAAGATAGTTTTGGTGGAATGGATGAATTAAAACCTGGAACCCGTTATAAAATTCGTAGAGCGTTGAACTTATTTGATATAAGACTGATTCCTGTTGAATTAATGCGTGAACAAGGATATAAGGTTTATAAAGATTCTTTTGCGCGTTATAAAAATACAACAGATGTTGTTGCTTCACGTTCTTTATTTCTTGCAGGAATAAATGAGTATAAAGAGGGGAGGGAATTTTGGGGAGTAATTGATAAAGCAGACGGAACGCTGGTTGCTTATGCTGAGACTCATTGCAAGGAAGAAATGTGCGATTATTTTATGCTGAAAGCTCTATCAAAATATTTATCTGGTAGTAATTATCCTTTCTATGGATTATTCTATAAAATGAATGAATATTATCTGGATACGTGTAAAATGCGCTATGTCTTAATCGGTGCACGCTCGGCAACTGAACAAAGTAACATCCAGTCTTTTATGATCTCTAAATTTCGCTTCCGGAAAGCCTATGCGAAGCTTTCCTTAACTTATACCCCTTTGTTAAGAATGGCTGTTCTTGTTTTTTATCCGGTAAGGTCACATATTTCTTCTTTGAAATTGCAGGCCCTGCTTCGTCTTGAAGCAATGGCAAGAGGAGCTATCTGAAAATTTATATTGTCACTTAATTTATTTAATATTGCACAGATAACCTAATTTATAAAATGCGAATGCTTTCATGTTTGGATGAAGGCTTAAGATATTTCTTTTCAAGAGCCCGCGCGTTTTTCTAAAAAGAAATGCAACCAGCTTTTGCAGTTTATATTTTCTCACTTTATTATACGCCTGTAATAAGCGTACATACTCAGTCAGTTTATCAGAAAAACGATAAAGGGTTTCAATGCCTGTTTCTGTTTTGAATAGGAAATCTTCATTCTTTTCGAGTCCTAAATGATATAGAGGATTATCGATATGTTTTACTTTTATTCCTCGCTTTTCCAGTTCAATACCAAATGCGGTATCTTCATGACCATATCCGGAAAAAGATTCATCAAAGAGAATTTCCCGGAATGTTTTTTTTCTTATTAAAAAACTGAAAGACGAAAATTGAGCGTAGGGGCATAGATTACGCTCTTTTGCAGAACGTTCTTCTGCGCAGATGCCATAGTAATAGCGTAAACTGAAAACAGGTGAAGGCAAAGGGCGGTCATATAATAACCCTCCGCAGATAACTTCGTTGTTTTGTATTGCTGAGACGTAATTTTGTAGAAAATCATTGCTGATAAGTCCGGCATCACTGTCTATAAATAGCAGAATGTCATAATTTGCCTTTTCAGATAAGAAATTTCGGATCCTGGCTCTACCCACATTTTCTTTAAGTTCGATAAACATACAGTTACTTAATTTGTTTATCTTCCTGTTATTACGTTTTAGCTCTTCCTTTGAACCATCATCGGCAACGAGTATTTCAATGGGGAATAATAGTGTTTGTGCCTGGCGATGAAGTTCTTCAACCAGCCCTAAACAGTCATAATTATAAGTAGGAATGAGAATGGATAACATATTTATTGTTCTATTTGTCGCAAATGTAATATAAATATTACTCATTTACCTTAATTGAAAGAGTAAATTGAATGAAAACTCTTACCTTTGTGGTCAGTTTTTATTAATGATTATATGAAACAACGATATATCAAACTCGTCCTCGGGTTAATTCTTATTGCCGTTTCTCTCACCACATCAGCGCATTTGGTTGGTAGTGAGTCTGCTATTTCAGTTGAAGTGGCAGACCGTTTGACAGGAATTGTGCGTGATTCTTTAACAAATGAACCAATTCCTTATGCTTCAATTTCTTATGAAGGTAAAGGTATTGGAAGTATTTCCGATCTTAATGGGGCTTATCGCATAACTACTCGTAAAGGTTGGAATGAAGTTACTTTTACTGCTGTAGGATATAGAAAGAAAATTGTTAAATTTGTTCCGGGAGTAACCCAAAAGCTTAATGTAAAATTACAACCCAGTGATGTACAATTGAAAGAAATTGTAGTAAAACCTAAAAAGGAAAAATATTCCCGTAAAAATAATCCGGCAGTGGAACTTATGCGTAAGGTAATTGCTAATAAGTCAAACCAGAGATTGGAAGAGAATGATTTTTATCAGTATGATAA harbors:
- a CDS encoding glutamine--tRNA ligase/YqeY domain fusion protein — protein: MTDIKTEEGGEKKSLNFIEIAVENDLKEGKNGGRIQTRFPPEPNGYLHIGHAKAICMDFGIAKKYNGVCNLRFDDTNPVKEDVEYVDAIKEDIEWLGYKWENIYYASDYFQQLWDFAIKLIKAGKAYVDEQSAEEIAKQKGTPTQAGTNSPYRDRPIQENLDLFQKMNSGELPEGTMVLRAKIDMANSNMHFRDPIMYRIIHNPHHRTGTTWKAYPMYDFAHGQSDYFEGVTHSLCTLEFEVHRPLYNYYIDLLKESDNYRPRQMEFNRLNLTYTVMSKRKLLTLVKEGLVNGWDDPRMPTLCGYRRRGYSPESIHKFIDKIGYTKYDGIIDVSLLESAVREDLNARSTRVAAVINPVKCIITNYPEGQVEEMEAINNPEDPNSASHIIEFSRELFIEREDFMEDAPKKYFRMTPGQEVRLKNAYIVKCTGCKKNTEGEIEEVYCEFDPNTKSGMPDSNRKVKGTLHWVSAAHSLPAEVRLYDRLFKVENPALEEKDGDFRDLLNPDSLKVLTNCRVEKYLAEMNPMDYLQFQRIGYFNIDKESAPDKLIFNRTVGLKDTWSKINK
- a CDS encoding PstS family phosphate ABC transporter substrate-binding protein translates to MKKGTVLLLISLLLSFVSLHAQRIKGSDTVLPISQEEAESYMNKKSGTKVTVTGGGSGVGFSALIDGTCDIAMASRSIKFGEKMKLKTKKQAITEVKIAYDALAVVINPSNTVSKLTREQLEGIFTGTITNWKQVGGKDLKIVVYSRETSSGTYEFFKEHVLKNKNYMKSILSMPATGAIIQSVSQTKGAIGYVGLAYVSKRVKAVAVSYDGKKYATPTLENAAKKLYPIVRPLFYYYNNKDKNKVSPFIQYVLSPEGQNLIKKGGYIPIRFM
- the pstC gene encoding phosphate ABC transporter permease subunit PstC, with protein sequence MKKFFERIIEGLLTCSGFVTSITILLIIVFLFSEAFGLFGSKAIEDGYVLALNKQNKVTDLTPAEIKKVFDGEITNWSQLGGADAPITVFRIENLTDYYSEEELGPEYAYAGAKIADLINKSPGMIGFIPNNYLDKHFQGHVIKDKTISIKDVIGGTEWFPTATPAAQFGILPLITGTLWVSFFAILFALPFGLSVSIYMSEVSSHRVRDILKPVIELLSGIPSVVYGFFGLIIIVPLIQKIFSLPVGESGLAGSIVLAIMALPTIITVSEDAMRNCPRSMREASLALGASKWQTIYKVVIPYSISGITSGVVLGIGRAIGETMAVLMVTGNAAVIPHTILEPLRTIPATIAAELGEAPAGGAHYQALFLLGVVLFFITLIINFSVEYISSRQK
- the pstA gene encoding phosphate ABC transporter permease PstA, with amino-acid sequence MEKNKFPESYDRRKRRSQKIAFGIFSLFSYSIVAILFAILGFIIYKGIGVINWNFLTTEPSEGMTAGGIWPAIVGTFYLMIGSALFAFPIGVMSGIYMNEYAPKGKVVRFIRVMTNNLSGIPSIVFGLFGMTLFVNYLGFGDSILAGSLTLGLLCVPLVIRTTEEALKAIPNTFREGSRALGASKLQTIRRVILPIATPNIITGLILALGRVSGETAPILFTCAAYFLPKIPTSVFDQCMALPYHLYVISTSGTDMEAQLPIAYGTALVLIVIILIVNLLANALRKYFSKKVKMN
- the pstB gene encoding phosphate ABC transporter ATP-binding protein PstB; the protein is MDKIDVKDVNFYYGDFQALKGINMQIKEKSVVAFIGPSGCGKSTFLRLFNRMNDLIPNTRMEGQILIDSEDIYAKGVPVDELRKNVGMVFQRPNPFPKTIFENVAYGLRVNGIKDNEFIRHRVEETLKGAALWNEVKDKLKESAFALSGGQQQRLCIARAMAVSPSILLMDEPASALDPISTAKVEELIHELKKDYTIVIVTHNMQQAARVSDKTAYFYLGEMIEFDNTKKIFTNPAQISTQNYITGRFG
- the phoU gene encoding phosphate signaling complex protein PhoU is translated as MVKFIESELVQLKKEVDEMWTLVYNQLDRASEAVLTLNKELAQQVIVREKRVNAFELKIDSDVEDIIALYNPVAVDLRFVLAMLKINTDLERLGDFAEGIARFVVKCNEPALDPELLKNLRLEEMFAQVLSMLETAKRALTEESLELATSVFAKDNLIDEINSEVTKKLVDYIGENPESLPLCLNLVGIFRKLERSGDHINNLAEEIVFYIDAKVLKHQGKMDEGYPQNS
- a CDS encoding glycosyltransferase; its protein translation is MLSILIPTYNYDCLGLVEELHRQAQTLLFPIEILVADDGSKEELKRNNRKINKLSNCMFIELKENVGRARIRNFLSEKANYDILLFIDSDAGLISNDFLQNYVSAIQNNEVICGGLLYDRPLPSPVFSLRYYYGICAEERSAKERNLCPYAQFSSFSFLIRKKTFREILFDESFSGYGHEDTAFGIELEKRGIKVKHIDNPLYHLGLEKNEDFLFKTETGIETLYRFSDKLTEYVRLLQAYNKVRKYKLQKLVAFLFRKTRGLLKRNILSLHPNMKAFAFYKLGYLCNIK